The nucleotide sequence CTGCCTGGACAGGGACTTGAAACTGGAAACTTGATCAGTTCAATCGGTGCGATTTTCATGGCAATTGCTACAATCGTTCTATTAATTAACGTAATCATGACACAAGTTAAAAACGAAAAAGTCGGAAATGATCCATGGGGTGACGGCCGTACACTAGAGTGGGCGATTGCATCTCCGCCGCCTTTCTACAACTTCAAGCAGCTTCCTCTTGTACGCGGACTGGATGCTTACTGGCTGGAGAAAATGGAAGGCAAGAATGAAATGACGCCTGCAGAACCACTTGGCGATATCCATATGCCGAATAACTCTTTCATTCCTTTCGTTATCTCACTTGGTCTTTTTATCGCAGCATTTGGTGCAATGTACCGTGCTGATACAAGCTGGGGACTGCTAGTCTTGATCCTCGGTATGGCAGTAACTTTAGGAGCAATGTTCGTACGTTCTATTAAAGATGATCATGGATTCCATATTCATAAAGAAGACTTAATGGACGATGATAATGATAAGGGGGCAAAGGCATAATGCAAGCTGAAGAAAAATTCACTTATGAAACATGGCCTGCGGAGCCTGAAAAAGCAACCCTCGAAGCAAAGAACAAGTTTTTGGGCTTCTGGTTCTTCCTTGGCGGAGAGACAGTATTGTTTGCGACTCTGTTCGCAACATATCTTGCACTAAAAGATAAGGTTCCTAGTGCTGACCATGCACTTGCCAAGGATATCTTTGAAATACCGCTGGCTTTTGCAGCGACTATGCTTCTTTTAACAAGTTCTTTGACAAGTGTATATGCTATGTACCATATGAAGAACTTTAACTTTAAAAAGATGCAGCTTTGGCTTGGATTGACAGTAGCTCTTGGTGCTGCTTTCCTTGCGCTTGAAATTTACGAGTTCAATCACTATGTACATGAGTTTCACCATACGTTTACAAGCAGTGCTTTTGGTTCCGCCTTCTACACGCTTGTAGGCTTCCATGGTGCTCACGTTGCATTCGGTTTGGCTTGGATCATTACGTTGATGGTCCGTAACTCCAAACGTGGGTTGAATCTGTACAACGCTCCTAAGTTTTATGTTGCCAGCCTTTACTGGCACTTCATTGACGTTGTATGGGTATTCATCTTCACGGTTGTATATCTAATGGGAATGGTGGGATAAACTGATGGCTAATCAACAACCAAGTTCAGGGAACCCAAGAGTAGACGTTGAATATCGTCGCAAGAAGAGCGCCGAAGAGATGAGATACCAAATCGTTTCCTTTGCATTGATGATTTTCTTGACACTCGTTGCCTTTGTTGCAGTTGGATATGAAGGATTTTCAGGCTGGTTCACAGTTCCGTTCATCCTTCTGCTTGCTGTGATCCAGGTAATCTTCCAGCTTTACTATTTCATGCATATGAGTCATAAAGGGCATGAAGCACCTGCATTGTTCCTTTATTCTGGTGTCGTTGTAGGAGCTGTAACAGTCCTGGCTTTCACAACAATTATCTGGTGGTAATATATAATGACTTAAAGAAAAAATCGGCTATAAGCCGATTTTTTCTATGTAAGCGAGTATACTAACATTTAATGGCAGAGTCATTTTATTGATGTGCCATACCTTTGGAAGTATAATGAGAGTAAAGTTCTTAAACAGGACGGGGTGAATAACGATGCTAACGCTTGAAATATTTGGGTTCAGAGCCCTATGGAGCCCGGTATATTTTCTTTTGATGGCAGCACTGCTAGTTGCTTATTTTTTGATTGTCTACAAATACTATAATCGTTTTAAAAATGGGGAACCCGCGACGAGAAAGCAGGCGGTTTACTTTACATCCGCAATTCTAGTACTGTATATCATTAAAGGTTCGCCTGTGGATCTAATGGCGCATATAACCTTTTATATGCATATGATCCAAATGTCAGTCCTATATCTTGTTGTTCCGCCATTATTGATTTTCGGCTTTCCTAATTGGCTTTGGAGATCGTTACTATCACTTCCGATAGTCGATCCACTATTTCGCTTTTTCACGAAGCCGCTTATTGCCTTGATCATGTTTAATGGAATATTCTCTATTTACCATATCCCGCTGATTTTTGATGTTGTTAAAACAGATATGTGGCTGCATGCAGGATATACATCGGTGCTATTTATACTCGCGATGTTCATGTGGTGGCCTCTTGTCAATAAATTGGAAGAGTATCAGACATTATCCGGTGTTAAAAAGATGGGGTATATTTTTGCTGATGGTGTGCTAATCACACCAGCGTGCGCATTAATCATCTTTGCCGATACACCAATGTACGCAACTTTTTCCGACCCGAATGCGTGGGGCGAAGCTTTGAAATTATGTGTACCGCCTACGATGCTTTCGAGCTTGAATCTCAGCGGTCCTGAAACCTTCAGTTCTATTTCGCTATTGCATGATCAGCAGCTTGGAGGAGTAATCATGAAAGTCATTCAGGAAATCGTCTATGGTATCTTCCTGGGATATGCTTTCTTCCAATGGTTCAGAAATGAAGAGGATCATCAAGCTGAACAAGATGCGATCAATCTTGCGAGCGCACCCCAGCCAATTAAGTAATAACGAATTGCAAAAGCTTCCTTATCGGGAAGCTTTTATTGTTGTTTAATATCGTTTACACTCCACCAAAAAAATTATTATTTATCAGCAATCAAAGATTGAAAAAAAGAGACAGGTCACCTACAATTAACTTTATGGAGAAATAATGATTGAGAGGTACATATATATGTCAAACTTACCGATTCTGCCGACAATCAGCACTACATTTATCGTTTTAAGTGCGATTACCGTGGCAATTGGCTGGGCCCAGATAAAACAAAGAAAGATTGAAAAGCATCGCAAGACCATGACACTGGCTGGTATATTCGCCATCATATTCTTTGTGATCTATGCATCAAGAACGATTTTCATTGGAAATACATCATTTGGTGGACCTGACGATATCAAGATTTACTATACGCTGTTCTTAATCTTCCATATCACACTTGCGACTATTGGTGCTGTCCTTGGAATTATCTCGCTTTACACAGGATATAAGAACAAGCTTGAGCGTCATCGCAAACTTGGACCTATCACCAGTGTTACCTGGTTCTTTACTGGCATCACGGGTGTTGCAGTTTACCTGCTTCTTTATGTGTTCTATAAAGGCGGGGAAACAACTTCAGTCATCAAGGCCATACTCGGAACATAGCAGACTTTGAAACATTGCTTATAGCAATGTTTTTTTTTATTTCTTGAAGGTATTCTCGCTTTAACAGACGAATTTATTAGGTTGTAAAAAGGGGGGATTTACTTGGATATTAAAGTTTTATCAGAAGAACATTTTCTGGAGTCAATGAATTTATCAATGTATGCTTTTCAGTATAAAGTGGCGGAAAGTGATATTCCAAAAAGGATGGAAACCCTTAAGAAACATCGCTTGCTAGGGATTTTTGAAGGGGAAGAGCTTGCTTCCAAATTGCATATTCTTTCTTTGAATGTGAAGCTAGGTCAACAGGATTGGAAAATGGGTGGTATTGCCGGAGTCGCTACCTATCCAGAGCATAGACGTAAAGGGCATGTTAATGCCTTAATGAAAAGGGCACTGGAGGATATGAATCAAAGTGGGAATATTGTTTCTTTCCTTCATCCATTTCAGATCGATTTCTATAGAAGGTTTGGCTGGGAGATCATTTCAGACAACAGGAAGATTACTATCGAAAAAATAGATTTAAAACCAGTAGATATACAATCGGGAAATATTAAAAGACATACAGAGAAGAATCACTCATTGGATATTGAGAGGGTCTATGAGAAATATGCAGCAATGCATAGCGCGATGTTAGCAAGAGATTCGGAATGGTGGCGTACAAGTATATACGGTGAACAAACAGCTGCTGTTTATTATGATTCAAAAAATGAAGCGACAGGATACGTGTTATATGAGATTAAAGATAATGTAATGAAGGTTGAGGAATACGTTTCTTTAACCCATGAATCCAGAAAAGGACTGTGGAATTTTATTTGCCAGCATGATTCAATGGTAGATCGAGTGGAAGTGCTTTTATCAGTCCATGACCTATTCCCGTACTTTTTAAAGGAGCCTAAGCTCAAGACTGAAGTTTATCCTTATTTTATGGGCAGAATTGTCAATGTTGAGAAAGCATTATCTAGCTATCCTTTAAACACCAGCACTGATGGGAAAAATATGTTTCTACATCTGGATGATGCAGCTGCTCCATGGAATACAGGGACATATATAATGGGGCAGGAAGGAGTTACATTTCATCCTGTGAAAGATGGTAGTACCTGTGTAACTGCTCCAAAGCGCGGACTGCAATTGAACATCAACACTTTAACGGCCATGTTATTCGGCTATAAACGCCCTCTTGAATTATTTGAGTTAGAACTGCTCAAGGGAGACATCAATGAGGTCATGGAGCTAGAGCATGCAATTCCAGTATTCAAACCATTTTTCTATGATTTCTTTTAATTTGTATACAGCAACAACAAAACCCGGGTGCAGTTCACCCGGGTTTTGTTGCTTTTATTATAAACTTTTTGCACAAATAGATTAGTGTCTGACTCCAGCGCTTAGCTTTTTTTATCACTGAAAGTGCTCCTTGAGTATCTTGCGATCAGTGTTAGCTTTGGGCAGTTCGAGACGCTTCTTATCTAAATTTAAATTTTGAATTTAAATTTAATGATTCCAGCTTCTTTGGCTGAATTGAATCCAATCAAGAGCAATGGTCCTATGACAAAGCCCATAAAGCCGAATAGCTTCAGTCCAAGATACATGGCAATCAGTGTAGATAGCGGGGAAAGGCCTATATGGCTGCCCATCACCTTAGGCTCGACTGTACGCCTGATAATCAGCAAAATAACTGCCAGAACCGCCAACTGGGTTCCAAGGGCAATATTACCTGTTGCTAGATGGAAGATTGACCATGGCGCCAATATGACGATTGAGCCAATCAACGGGATAAAATCAATCAGCCAGATAACCGCCGACATAACAATTGCATATTCTGGCGTGATGAAAAGCAATCCAATTAGGGCAACGATAAAAATGATCACACTTACTAGAAATTGTGCTTTCAAGAAACCAAACACAACATAAGAAAGCCGTGAAGTCATGAAGTGTACTTTGTCTGCTGTTCTCTCTGTTAAATGGCTGTATACACTCTGTCTTAGAGATGGCAGCTCCAGCAAGAAAAGAAACAAGGCAATCAAATAGACAAGGAAGCTGATCAGGAAGTTCGGGATGTAGGTCAGCAGTGCTTTCAAATTATCTATATTGATCAATGCGATCATGTCATTCTTGAGTTTATTCAGAAATTCCTCTGCCCGGTTGCTGATTTCGGTTACAACTTCCCTCGGTAGGTCGTTGGCAGCTTCAACAAAACTATTTTCGGCCTTATACCAGGCATTTGTAATTTCATTTATATAGACTGGAGTATTATCAATCAAGTCAATTGCCTCGGTGATTGCCGTCGTAGTCAGGAAATAGCCTGCGACCATGATGAGCAATACAAACAGGAGGAAAATTGCCAATACTGCCAGGCGCCGTCCAATCTTGAATCTTTTCTGGAAGTAAACTACTGCAGGTTCAAGAAAAAGGGCGGTAATCAAAGCAGCAATTAATGGGATGGATACCGGAAGGATAATGTAAAGAATTGCTGCAACGATGATGGTGATTAATGCAATAATGATAGTTCGTTTAGTAAAAATACCGGACAAGTGAAACTCCTTTCTATACTCCCCGAAGAGTATATACCTTTAAAAAGCATTTATTAAGGGCAGTTAAGCCTTATTATCTCAAAAAGCGCAAAAAATTCCTTAACAATTAAATTATAGTACGCATTTAATATAAGAAACAACAAAAATCAGTTATTACCCATGTCTTTTTGTAAACTTTGCTGATTTTAAAGCTGACGGATTCACTTCAATAACGATAGATCGCTACTATTCCATCTCTATGTATGCTTATGAACATCTGGTTCCGCAACCTTATCATTTAGGGGTGAGGCAATGAAGAAGTCAGGAAAAATCATGCCTCAGCAATATAGAGAGGTATGCCGTGCAGTCTGTGCGATTGTCAATGCCAATATAAATGAAAACCGCACTTTTCAACAGTCCAGGTTAAAAAACAGGATCTCTCGATTACGAAGAAATTCGTTTGCTGATAATGGAGTGATTGTTGAACTTGACCAGGGTTACGTGAAAATCAAAGTATACGTTGACACTATAGTTGGGGAGTACTCTATCCTTTTTAATGCAATAGAGCTTCAGAAAAACATAGAAGAGGAGATTGTGCTGTTTACTTCTATATTACCGAAAAAGATTGATGTCATCATAACGGGCATTCATGTAAAAAAGACGCAATGAATGCGTCTTTTTAATGAAAATAAGTAAGTATCAAATTCACTTCAAAAATTGTCCAGCTCCAGCGCCTAGCCAGTTTTCATCCCTAGATTGGCTTCCTCGATTATCTTGCGAGAAGCGTCAGCTTTGAGCAGCTCGAGTCGCTTGTCTAGTGTCGCCTCCTAGAAAATCCGAAATTTCAACTCCGCCGGCAGAAGCAAAAAGCGCTTCTGCCGGCGGAGCTGACCGAGGCGCTTACGCTTTTCTAATTTAAATTGCGAATTTCTCTACTTCTGCTTTCACTTCGTTTAAAAGCTTTTCGCTCTGGCTGACAATTGCTTTCGGGAATTGCTCACCTTCACCATATTCAACGCCATGCGGATAATAATGCTTGCCTAACAAAGGTGTCATCAACTGAATGATCGCTTTGTGTGCGCCAACATCACCCTCGTGGACATGACCCTGTACACGCAGATAAAATGTGCCTTCTTTAACCACAGTCTTTTTGTCATAAGTTACTCTCTCATAATCCCATTGTCCTTCACGTACCAGACCATGCTCTAACATAACCTCATCAAGACGGTTCAAGTCCGCCTTCAGGTTTTCAATACCTGTATTTTCGAATTTCATCCTTTTCCCTCCTAAAAACACACTGCAGTAATATCGCCTAAAATAGATTATATCTCAAATTTAATAATAGTAAAAATATGCTTAAGTTGCAATGAATATAAAATTGAATTTCTCTGCTTACATACAAGAAAAACTGATGACAAAATAAGATTTATGTAATTGAGGGCATAATTAGCATGAGACAGGCAACCCTAGTTGTGAGTAGGCAAGCTTTGATTCATAAGGAGGAAATGAAAGTGCGTAAAATCCGTGATATCATGACTAGCGATGTGGAAACCTGTACTTTACTGGACAATGTATTCGAAGTGGCGGTCAAAATGAAGGAATGGAATGTCGGATCCATCCCTATCGTTGACAAGGATAAGCTCGTAGGAATGATTACCGACCGGGATATTGTCATTAGAGGGATAGCAGAAAAACATCCACCATCTTCAAAGGTAGAAACGGTTATGAGTGACCATCTCGTTACAGCAACACCGGATATGTCCACTAAAGATGCAACCAGGCTTATGGCAGAGCAGCAAATAAGAAGGCTGCCAGTAGTAGAAGACGATAAATTAGTAGGAATCGTAGCGCTTGGTGACTTTGCTGTAAATGAAATGACAGACGAACAAGCACAGCACGCCCTATCAGAAATCTCTGAGCCAGGGAATCACATGCAATAGTCTTAGGCACTCATAATGGGTGCCTTTTGTCATTAATCTTCCGAATGTTTCTTGAACCTTTCTCTGAACAGGTTGTTGTTTGATTTTACAATAAGCAAACCGTATGTTAAAAGTATGTTAACCATAGAAATGCAAGAAGAATGTCAATCGTGTTGAAGGTCATAAATTTTTTTGAGTCGTATGGAACACTTCTATTAAAAAGAACTCTATAAATGATATAATAATTTCAAAAATCACTCATATAGTGATAGAGAGATAATAGTGTCTTTTGAATCACATAAGTGTGGCTAGCAATACAGTCAATGAAGGGGGGATCTACCTGCGAACTATTGTAAGGATATTAATGTTTGCCGCAATCTTTTTACTTATTGGTTTATACATGGGTTATAACAAGGAAGATAATGACGAAATGGTAATCGAACAGACGTCTACTCCTAAAGTAGATGACTCCCTCGAAAAGGATATCAATCAACAAAGTATCAGTGAGGGAATTGAACAGCCTGCACAAGGTGTAGGTTCCCTATTAGGAAAAGATATTGATTCTCTTAAGGAGACCTTAGGTGAACCATCCAGGGTTGATCTTTCAGCTTATGGTTTCCATTGGTGGATTTTTAACAATGACATTGACCAATATATCCAGGCTGGTGTCTTGGATGGCAAGGTCGTGACGGCTTACGGCATTGGGCCTTCAGTAAATGTACAGCCATTTGAAATTGGTCAGCCGATTGAAGAAATCTTTTCAATGAACGTGATAGAGCCGGATGTGACGTTTGAATATAATGGGAGCTCCTACAAGTTCGAGCTTTCCGAGCAGGATATGAACACCCGTCCCATTATCAAAATGGGTGAGTACTTTGTTCAGCTCTATATTGATAAATTCACTAGTTCTGTCTCGAGCATCCGGTATATGGACAAAGAAACGATCGTCAAGCAGCGTCCATATGAAATGGTCTACAGAGGGACTCTGATAGAACCGCCTGTATTATCAGAAGGGGATTGGGTCAGGATTGAGGCTGGTCTCGAAAAACAGATTCTGGACATCACTAATGCGATCAGATTAAGACATGAGCTGCCAACGCTTGAGTGGGATGAAAAAACGGCAGAAGTTGCGTATGCCCATAGTAAGGATATGGCCATTGAAGACTATTTTTCGCATGAGTCGGAAAAATTCGGGGATTTATCGGAAAGGTTAAAAGCAGCAGAGATCTTGTATCAAGTGGCTGGCGAAAACATCGCTGCTAACTATACTGATGGACCAGCAGTTGTCGAAGGCTGGCTGAATAGTGAATCCCACCGTGAGGCGCTATTGAATGAGGAGTTTTCGCATCTTGGAGTAGGGGTTTACCAAAGGCATTATACCCAGAACTTTTTGAGATTGTGGGAACAAGAACAGTAATTGCTATTTTACATTTATTTATTAGGCTCATTTCTCAGACTTTGTTGCTATTGACTACAAAATAGGAGTGAATGAACTATTTTTCTACTCAAAGTAGCCTCATGTTTTGAGAAAACAGCTTGCAAACTTAATACCGAAATACAAAATTCGTACTATTTCGTTAAAATCGGCTTTAGGATTTTAACAACAATATTTACGAAAACAGCCATTTATTATTTACAGCGAAGGAGCATGCACCAAGAGGTCATGCTCCTTCGTTTTGCTTGATTACCCTGTTGACTGAAAAGAAACCCTGCTTCCAGTTGCCGTAAAGATGTACCATTTCTCCTTCGTTGAAAAGGGGAGGAACTATCTCTTTTCTCAATGGCGTCACTTTTTTTACGGTCAACTCCTTTAATCCAGTGTTGATTTTCAAGACGGTTATATGATTATAGC is from Mesobacillus boroniphilus and encodes:
- a CDS encoding cytochrome (ubi)quinol oxidase subunit III, with translation MQAEEKFTYETWPAEPEKATLEAKNKFLGFWFFLGGETVLFATLFATYLALKDKVPSADHALAKDIFEIPLAFAATMLLLTSSLTSVYAMYHMKNFNFKKMQLWLGLTVALGAAFLALEIYEFNHYVHEFHHTFTSSAFGSAFYTLVGFHGAHVAFGLAWIITLMVRNSKRGLNLYNAPKFYVASLYWHFIDVVWVFIFTVVYLMGMVG
- the ctaF gene encoding cytochrome c oxidase subunit IVB, encoding MANQQPSSGNPRVDVEYRRKKSAEEMRYQIVSFALMIFLTLVAFVAVGYEGFSGWFTVPFILLLAVIQVIFQLYYFMHMSHKGHEAPALFLYSGVVVGAVTVLAFTTIIWW
- the ctaG gene encoding cytochrome c oxidase assembly factor CtaG, with translation MLTLEIFGFRALWSPVYFLLMAALLVAYFLIVYKYYNRFKNGEPATRKQAVYFTSAILVLYIIKGSPVDLMAHITFYMHMIQMSVLYLVVPPLLIFGFPNWLWRSLLSLPIVDPLFRFFTKPLIALIMFNGIFSIYHIPLIFDVVKTDMWLHAGYTSVLFILAMFMWWPLVNKLEEYQTLSGVKKMGYIFADGVLITPACALIIFADTPMYATFSDPNAWGEALKLCVPPTMLSSLNLSGPETFSSISLLHDQQLGGVIMKVIQEIVYGIFLGYAFFQWFRNEEDHQAEQDAINLASAPQPIK
- a CDS encoding DUF420 domain-containing protein; protein product: MSNLPILPTISTTFIVLSAITVAIGWAQIKQRKIEKHRKTMTLAGIFAIIFFVIYASRTIFIGNTSFGGPDDIKIYYTLFLIFHITLATIGAVLGIISLYTGYKNKLERHRKLGPITSVTWFFTGITGVAVYLLLYVFYKGGETTSVIKAILGT
- a CDS encoding GNAT family N-acetyltransferase, whose translation is MDIKVLSEEHFLESMNLSMYAFQYKVAESDIPKRMETLKKHRLLGIFEGEELASKLHILSLNVKLGQQDWKMGGIAGVATYPEHRRKGHVNALMKRALEDMNQSGNIVSFLHPFQIDFYRRFGWEIISDNRKITIEKIDLKPVDIQSGNIKRHTEKNHSLDIERVYEKYAAMHSAMLARDSEWWRTSIYGEQTAAVYYDSKNEATGYVLYEIKDNVMKVEEYVSLTHESRKGLWNFICQHDSMVDRVEVLLSVHDLFPYFLKEPKLKTEVYPYFMGRIVNVEKALSSYPLNTSTDGKNMFLHLDDAAAPWNTGTYIMGQEGVTFHPVKDGSTCVTAPKRGLQLNINTLTAMLFGYKRPLELFELELLKGDINEVMELEHAIPVFKPFFYDFF
- the ytvI gene encoding sporulation integral membrane protein YtvI, with the protein product MSGIFTKRTIIIALITIIVAAILYIILPVSIPLIAALITALFLEPAVVYFQKRFKIGRRLAVLAIFLLFVLLIMVAGYFLTTTAITEAIDLIDNTPVYINEITNAWYKAENSFVEAANDLPREVVTEISNRAEEFLNKLKNDMIALINIDNLKALLTYIPNFLISFLVYLIALFLFLLELPSLRQSVYSHLTERTADKVHFMTSRLSYVVFGFLKAQFLVSVIIFIVALIGLLFITPEYAIVMSAVIWLIDFIPLIGSIVILAPWSIFHLATGNIALGTQLAVLAVILLIIRRTVEPKVMGSHIGLSPLSTLIAMYLGLKLFGFMGFVIGPLLLIGFNSAKEAGIIKFKFKI
- a CDS encoding YugN family protein; its protein translation is MKFENTGIENLKADLNRLDEVMLEHGLVREGQWDYERVTYDKKTVVKEGTFYLRVQGHVHEGDVGAHKAIIQLMTPLLGKHYYPHGVEYGEGEQFPKAIVSQSEKLLNEVKAEVEKFAI
- a CDS encoding CBS domain-containing protein, with the translated sequence MRKIRDIMTSDVETCTLLDNVFEVAVKMKEWNVGSIPIVDKDKLVGMITDRDIVIRGIAEKHPPSSKVETVMSDHLVTATPDMSTKDATRLMAEQQIRRLPVVEDDKLVGIVALGDFAVNEMTDEQAQHALSEISEPGNHMQ
- a CDS encoding CAP domain-containing protein; its protein translation is MRTIVRILMFAAIFLLIGLYMGYNKEDNDEMVIEQTSTPKVDDSLEKDINQQSISEGIEQPAQGVGSLLGKDIDSLKETLGEPSRVDLSAYGFHWWIFNNDIDQYIQAGVLDGKVVTAYGIGPSVNVQPFEIGQPIEEIFSMNVIEPDVTFEYNGSSYKFELSEQDMNTRPIIKMGEYFVQLYIDKFTSSVSSIRYMDKETIVKQRPYEMVYRGTLIEPPVLSEGDWVRIEAGLEKQILDITNAIRLRHELPTLEWDEKTAEVAYAHSKDMAIEDYFSHESEKFGDLSERLKAAEILYQVAGENIAANYTDGPAVVEGWLNSESHREALLNEEFSHLGVGVYQRHYTQNFLRLWEQEQ